From Pseudomonas sp. stari2:
ACCGCTGACCTCCTGCGTGCAAGGCAGGCGCTCTCCCAGCTGAGCTATGGCCCCGTATTTCTACAGGTGTTTCCCACACAAAATTGGTGGGTCTGGGCAGATTCGAACTGCCGACCTCACCCTTATCAGGGGTGCGCTCTAACCAACTGAGCTACAGACCCAATTTCTGGCTGCTTCTTTCGTCTTCTTCAATGAATCAAGCAATTCGTGTGGGAACTTATGGAGCAGCTGATGTCGTCGATTAAGGAGGTGATCCAGCCGCAGGTTCCCCTACGGCTACCTTGTTACGACTTCACCCCAGTCATGAATCACACCGTGGTAACCGTCCTCCCGAAGGTTAGACTAGCTACTTCTGGTGCAACCCACTCCCATGGTGTGACGGGCGGTGTGTACAAGGCCCGGGAACGTATTCACCGCGACATTCTGATTCGCGATTACTAGCGATTCCGACTTCACGCAGTCGAGTTGCAGACTGCGATCCGGACTACGATCGGTTTTATGGGATTAGCTCCACCTCGCGGCTTGGCAACCCTTTGTACCGACCATTGTAGCACGTGTGTAGCCCAGGCCGTAAGGGCCATGATGACTTGACGTCATCCCCACCTTCCTCCGGTTTGTCACCGGCAGTCTCCTTAGAGTGCCCACCATAACGTGCTGGTAACTAAGGACAAGGGTTGCGCTCGTTACGGGACTTAACCCAACATCTCACGACACGAGCTGACGACAGCCATGCAGCACCTGTCTCAATGCTCCCGAAGGCACCAATCCATCTCTGGAAAGTTCATTGGATGTCAAGGCCTGGTAAGGTTCTTCGCGTTGCTTCGAATTAAACCACATGCTCCACCGCTTGTGCGGGCCCCCGTCAATTCATTTGAGTTTTAACCTTGCGGCCGTACTCCCCAGGCGGTCAACTTAATGCGTTAGCTGCGCCACTAAGAGCTCAAGGCTCCCAACGGCTAGTTGACATCGTTTACGGCGTGGACTACCAGGGTATCTAATCCTGTTTGCTCCCCACGCTTTCGCACCTCAGTGTCAGTATCAGTCCAGGTGGTCGCCTTCGCCACTGGTGTTCCTTCCTATATCTACGCATTTCACCGCTACACAGGAAATTCCACCACCCTCTACCATACTCTAGCTCGCCAGTTTTGGATGCAGTTCCCAGGTTGAGCCCGGGGATTTCACATCCAACTTAACGAACCACCTACGCGCGCTTTACGCCCAGTAATTCCGATTAACGCTTGCACCCTCTGTATTACCGCGGCTGCTGGCACAGAGTTAGCCGGTGCTTATTCTGTCGGTAACGTCAAAATTGCAGAGTATTAATCTACAACCCTTCCTCCCAACTTAAAGTGCTTTACAATCCGAAGACCTTCTTCACACACGCGGCATGGCTGGATCAGGCTTTCGCCCATTGTCCAATATTCCCCACTGCTGCCTCCCGTAGGAGTCTGGACCGTGTCTCAGTTCCAGTGTGACTGATCATCCTCTCAGACCAGTTACGGATCGTCGCCTTGGTGAGCCATTACCTCACCAACTAGCTAATCCGACCTAGGCTCATCTGATAGCGCAAGGCCCGAAGGTCCCCTGCTTTCTCCCGTAGGACGTATGCGGTATTAGCGTTCCTTTCGAAACGTTGTCCCCCACTACCAGGCAGATTCCTAGGCATTACTCACCCGTCCGCCGCTGAATCCAGGAGCAAGCTCCCTTCATCCGCTCGACTTGCATGTGTTAGGCCTGCCGCCAGCGTTCAATCTGAGCCATGATCAAACTCTTCAGTTCAAACATCTTTGGGTTTTGAGAAAACCCTAAACTTGGCTCAGCAATCGTTGGTTACATCTTTGATTTCTCGCGGAGTAACTTGTGATGCTGATAATCTTTCTGACTACCAGTCTGACTCCACAAGCACCCACACGAATTGCTTGATTCAGTTGTTAAAGAGCGATTGGTCAAGATCTTTCGTCTCAACCGAGGCGCGCATTCTACAGCAGCCTCATTTGCTGTCAAGTGATTATTTTCAGAAGTTTTCGAGGTTTTCCTCAACAACTTCAACCACTTGCGCTTCCGATCTCTCGTTAGCGGGAGGCGAATTCTACAGCGTTAAACGCTGCTGTCAACACCTCTTTTTCTCCGCTTTCGATCGAGAAGACCGAACCGTTGAAAGCACCAAAAGAACCGGCATTTCCAACTCCTTCCAGGCTTCGATAACCTGAAGCAAGCCACTGTCGAAAAACGTGTAACTCATTGAGTTTCAAGGAGTTTTCCGTTTCGACTGCGCCGGAAGTGGGGCGAATTATAGGCTTCTAGAATTCGCCGTCAACCCTTAATTTCGCTTTTCTTGAAAAACCTGCTTTTTACCCATCAAACGCGGGATCCGGCGGGTCAAAGGGGGAAAACGCAGCGCCAAAAGGAAAACACCTATAAAGGCATAGATCGCCCATTCTTTAAGATCGGCGCGTACGATCCACAACATATGCAGCAATCCCAATCCGAGAATCAAATACACCAGCCGGTGCAACTTCTTCCAGCGCGCACCTAAACGGCGCTGGCTGTATCGGTTGGAGGTAACCGCCAATGCCAGTAACCCCAGAAAGCCAAGAGTCCCCACTATTATGTAGGGACGCTTGCGCAACTCGACGCCCAGTTGCGACCAGTCGAAACCGAGAATGAAAGCCATATAGCTGCCAAGATGCAGAACCACATAAGCAAAACACCAGAGCCCCAACTGACGGCGCACAGCAATCCACCCGGCCCACCCCGTAAGTTTCTGCAGCGGCGTCATACTCAGAGTGATCAACAGCAATACCAATGTTCCAAGCCCCAGCCGATCAACCAGGACCTTTCCCGGATCCGGCCCAAGCAGATCAGTAAAGGCCTGATAGAACCAAAACAGCGGCCAGATCACCGCCCCCAGAAAGACGCCCACACGCCAGAACGGATATCGCATCAGTAATTCTTCCGCAGATCGAGACCTGTATATAAAGAAGCGACCTCGTCCGCATAGCCGTTGAACATCTGCGTATCACGCACATTCGGCTTGAACAGACTATTGGGCAGTCGTCGCTCCCGCGCCTGAGTCCAACGTGGATGGTCGACCGTAGGATTCACATTCGCATAGAACCCGTATTCATCCGCCGCGATGCTCTGCCACGTTGTCTTCGGCTGCTCGCTGA
This genomic window contains:
- the msrQ gene encoding protein-methionine-sulfoxide reductase heme-binding subunit MsrQ, with product MRYPFWRVGVFLGAVIWPLFWFYQAFTDLLGPDPGKVLVDRLGLGTLVLLLITLSMTPLQKLTGWAGWIAVRRQLGLWCFAYVVLHLGSYMAFILGFDWSQLGVELRKRPYIIVGTLGFLGLLALAVTSNRYSQRRLGARWKKLHRLVYLILGLGLLHMLWIVRADLKEWAIYAFIGVFLLALRFPPLTRRIPRLMGKKQVFQEKRN